The genomic region TCTACGATCTCTCCACCCTGAAGAGAATCTACAGGCGGGACGGCGGTATGGCGGGGGTTCCCCTCATTGTCGGTAAAAAGGCGTATTTCGGGTTTATAAGTGAATGGCAGGATTCCTTTGTAATCGCCTTTGACCTTGAGAAGGGTGAAGTCGTCTGGGAGAAGGGCCTGGATGGCCATCAGACGATCCTCAAGTTCCCTCCCACCACCGACGGCGAAAGACTGTATATAAGGAACCTCTCCCACCTCATGGCTCTGGACATCAGGACGGGCCGTGAGGTCTGGAACACGAAGCTCACGGGGAAGGAGAAGGAGGAGGGATTCAGGGACCTTATCTTTTTTTCGGCCCCGGTAATGTACAACAGGTCCCTCTATCTTTTCAGGGATGAATACATAATCCCCTACCGCCCCAAGACGGGGGAGACGAACTACAACTCCTGGAGGAGGTATCTGGGCTCCATCGGTCTCAACGCAATGGAGGCGGGCCCGCCGCCGATTATCTCGAGGGACAAGCTCTTTACCGCCGGAGGACTCTACTTCATCAGCGGACAGCTCGCCTCGATAGGCGGTGATCCGGGCGGATTTTCAAGGATATCCTCCTACGACATGGCCCAAAAAAAGGCCCTCTGGGAGATTGATACGGGTCACGCCTCCGTGGACAAGATGACGCTCGGGGGCAAATTTCTCGTGACCGCCGATTTCAAGGGGAAGGTCCTCTGTCTGTCCTCCATAACGGGGGACATCCTCTGGGGCAGCAGGCTCGAGGGAGGTGTTCGGGTAAAGCCGGTGATCTTCTTCGGGAGGGCATACTTCGCCACGGACAGGGGTCTCCTCTACTGTCTCGCCCTTTAATCTCCATTCGCCGTCGTTTCGGGGTCGCCGGGATTTTTAATATTTGATTCCAGCCCGGCTGAATTCCTTATATTTAGCAAACCGGCGATTGATGGTAATCTTTCTCTAAATACACATGTCTTTCCCGTCATTTTGGAGGCCGGTCCCGTTGTTGTCCAATATTTATCTGTAGGCGATCTCGGCCCGCGTCGTTTTCACCCCCCCCTCTCTCAATACAAATGTGACAGAAATCACAGCGCCCTTTTCGTTTCCGTAGTAACCTTACGACAGGATAGGGTTTTATCCTGAAAAAATCGACTGAAAAAGGAGAAAGGAATATGAATATAGAAAGAATCAAGACGGTAAGGGGAGGAACGAGGGGGATCAAAAGGATTAAGACGGGGGTCGCCGCTTTGGCCATAGTCTTTTTCGTCTTCGGCTGTGCCTACGGATACGGGAGCGGGATGGGCGGCTATGTCGGCCCGAACGCCCTCTGGGGCGCCCTCTACGGGGCGAGCATCGGCGCGGCGATAGGCTCCTCCTCGGGACACACCACCGAGGGCGCCCTCTACGGGGCGCTCGCCGGGTATATCCTCGGCGGGGGACTCGGGTTCGGAGCGGGGATGAACAACTACAACAACCAGAATCGGTACTATGGGAACAATACCCAGAACAATCCATTTTATCCAAATGAAAATCCCCAGGATAAAGAGAAGTACGGGCCATACGACACAAATCCAACACCGGACAAGAACAGCGGGACGGGAATCAACTATAGCTACTAATCCAATGGTACAAATAGACGCGAAGATCGAAGTTCAATAGACGACTATAATAATAGGGGCGGGGAGCATTATCCAACAATACGATCTGGAGATCCCCGTCTTCGGTTATCTCTGGTGATTTTGAATTGGCGATCGGTATGGGCTTAAGCCTGGTTTTTAAAATGGGTTGTTGAAAAGGAAAAAAAGTAAGTTTATTTGATGGGCCCCATATTTTGGGGCCCTTTTTTTGGACAATTTACAATATATTATGTATTATAATGTGACGCGAGATTTCTATGTTAAAAGTATTGTAAATATTACCAGGAAAAAACGATATGAAGGCAAACCTGAAATTCTATCTTTCTCTTTTTATCTCCGCCCTTCTCCTCTCCGGCTGCGCCCATATGAAGGGGGGAAGGTTCGGAGTGGCGTCGGTAAGGGACCTCGCTGTTGAGACTGCGGCCTCCCTTGCCGACTGTTATCAGCAGAAGGACGTCGAGAAATTCATGACCCTGGTGTCTCCGAAGTTTCTGGGCGGGTACGGCAGGTTCGAGGAGGAGCTGACCGGGCGCCTCTCGGAGATCGAGTCGGTCAAGATCGAGCTGGTTGTGAAAAAGGTCGACGAGGGGGAGGATCGGGTTTTTGTGGAGACCGAGTGGAGCGGCGCTGTAATCGGCGCCGACGGAAGGAAAGAGGATATCTCCGGCAAGAGCGGATTTACGTTTATTCGTTATGACAAGAACGTCCTGAAGCTCTTCTCGGTTTCCGGGGATAGTGTTTTTCTGGGGGGTTCGCCCAGATAGCGCCTCTGTCGATTTTGCCGAATCTTGGCCCCTTGAGGAATATTATAAAGAGCCGATTCACAAACGGGATTTGGACAATTTCCCTAGGTGCGGCCTTGAAAAGATTTAAAATCAAGCGGTATAGTCGACAGGAGACGCTCCGTCATTGAGTTCCACAAGAAAGCACCGCTTTTACAAACCTAAAAACCATATCTGCATATAAACAGACCTCGATCTTGACAATCCAAAATACACCCTAAATATTTTGTTGAAAAAGGCCTCTTTTGTGTTAAGATTATTGATGCAGCGGATTATGGGAATGCAAAAAACTACGGGCACCTTTGTGTTGGTGCTGGGAGACATTGCGGGGAATGTTTAGTAAAAATTTTAAAAATTTTTTTAGCGAAAATGGTAATCCGGATGTACACATTTTTGGGTTTCCGATAGTGTAAAAGATACTGTAATCGCAATTCCCGTTTATAGGGGAAAGGGTAATTAATTGATGGAGTTTATCATAGGAGATAGAGTATGTCAGGCCATTCCAAGTGGCACAGTATCAAGCACAAAAAGGGGGCTGTGGACGCCAAGCGGGGCAAGATGTTCACGAAGCTGATCAAGGAGATAACCGTGGCGGCAAGGATGGGAGACCCTGACCCGGAGACGAACCCGAGGCTGAGGACGGCCGTCGCCGCCGCCAAGGCCGCGAACATGCCCAAGGACAACATCGAGAGGGCTATAAAGAAGGGAGCCGGGGAGCTCGGCAGCGTCAACTACGAAGAGGTAATATACGAGGGATACGGACCGGCCGGCGTTGCGGTTATGGTTGAGAGCCTTACCGACAACAAGAACCGAACTGTCGCCGATATCCGCTATATATTTTCAAAGAACTCCGGGAATCTGGGGGAGAACGGCTGCGTGAGCTGGCTGTTTGAAAAACGGGGCGTAATCTCGGTTGAGGGGCATGGCACCGACGCCGATGAGCTCTTGAACATCGCCCTGGAGGCGGGGGCGCTCGACGTCAACGAGGAGGGGAACTCGTTCGAGGTGATTACGGAGTTTGCCGATTTCGAGGACGTTAGGGATGCCGTCAAGAAGGGCGGATTTAAGATAATCACGGCGGAGATAACCATGCTCCCCAAAAACACGGTGGCCCTTGAGGGTAAGGATGCGGAAAAGATGTTGAGGCTTATGGACGCCCTGGAGGACAACGACGACGTCCAGAAGGCGTTTGCCAATTTTGATATACCGGAAGAGATAATGGAGGAGCTGGATATTTGACTCAAGGGTATTAGGAGTCGATCCCGGGATAACGGTTACCGGCTACGGCGTGATAACGGGAGGGAAATCGCCCACGGTGGTGTCGGCGGGGGAAATCAAGCCGGCCTCGCGCCTTACCATGGCGGAGAAGCTGGAGGCGATCTTTCGGGAGACGGAAGAGGTCATCGAAAAGACCTCCCCGGATGCCGTGGCGGTGGAGGGGATCTTTCACGCCAAGAACGTGAAGAGCGTGATAAGGCTCGGCCACGCCAGGGGCGTAATCCTCCTTGCGGCGGCGAGAGCCAACCTTGTTGTTTACGAGTATTCCCCGAGGGAGGTGAAGGCGGCGGCGACCGGATACGGCGCCGCAGAAAAGGCCCAGGTTGAAAAGATGATCAAGCGGATACTCAATCTTCCCGACGACGTCGGAAGCCATGCGTGCGACGCCCTCGCCGTTGCCCTCTGCCATCTTCATACCTTTAAGGTCACATCAAGCAAGGAGCGGGCATGATAGCGCTGCTTCGGGGAAGGATAATTCAAAAATCGCTCGATTCCATCGTGCTTGACGTCGGCGGTGTGGGCTATCAGGTGTTCTTGCCCCTCACGACCTATTCCGAGCTTCCCGACGTGGAAGGCGAAACTTCCCTTCATATATACACCTACGTCAGGGAGGACGCGATCGTCCTCTTCGGCTTTACAAGCGGGAGGGAGAGAGGGATATTTATCGACCTCATCGGGATTTCGGGCGTGGGGCCAAAGGCCGCCGTGGCGATACTCTCCGGGATATCGCCCGCGGAGCTTGAGGACGCAATCCTCGCAGGCGACCCGGAGAGGCTGACTGCTGTCCCCGGCATCGGCAAAAAGACGGCGGAGAGGATAGTCCTGGAGTTAAAAAGCAAAGTTGAGAAGAGGATAAAGAAGGAAGGGATCGAGAGGCTCGATGTGGATTCGGCTCTTGTCTCCGACGTTACCGAAGCGCTGGTAAACCTCGGTTACAAGAGGCAGCAGGCGCAAGTTGCGGTTAGGACGGCCCTCAGGAAATTCGAGGGCGGGGACGACAGGGGGATCGGGGGGGATGCCGTGGAGGGGAAGGACCCCGGGGAGGTGTTGAAAGATTCTCTCAAGATTCTTTCGGGGAATTGAGGAAAGTAAATGGACGATCGCATCAGCAGTCCCACAAGGGCCCAGGACGAGGTCAAGTTCGAGGAGAGTCTAAGGCCCCGGCTCCTCTCGGAGTTCGTAGGGCAGGCGGGGATAAAGGAGAACCTGGACGTCTTCATTAGGGCGGCCCTCAAAAGGGGGGAGACGCTCGATCACGTCCTCCTATACGGCCCGCCGGGGTTGGGAAAGACGACCCTCGCCCACATAATACGCCACGAGCTGGGCGTTGGGATTCGGGCCACATCCGGGCCGGTCATCGAGCGCCCCGGCGACCTGGCGGCGATCCTCACCAGCATCGAGGAGAAAGAGATCCTCTTCATTGACGAGATTCACAGGCTGAGCCCCGTCGTGGAGGAGATCCTCTACCCTGCTATGGAGGACTACGAGATAGACGTGGTGATCGGCCAGGGGCCGAGCGCCAGGAGCATAAAGCTGGGGCTCAACCGCTTTACCCTTATAGGGGCGACCACCAGGGCGGGGCTCATCACCTCCCCGCTGAGGGATCGCTTCGGCGTTGTCTCCCGGCTCGATTTTTACACGAGCGAAGATCTCTTGCAGATCACCATCCGCTCTGCCAAGATACTCGGCGTTGAAGTAACCGACGACGGCGCCTGGGAGATAGCGTCGCGGTCGCGGGGAACCCCGAGGGTGTCCAACAGGCTCTTGAGGAGGGTCAGGGATTTTGCGGAGGTCAAGGCGGACGGAGTCATCACAAAAAAGGTGGCAAAAGAGGCCCTCTATATGCTTGACGTCGACGAGGCCGGCTTCGACGAGATGGACAGGAAGCTGATGCTGACGATCATCGACAAGTTCGACGGCGGCCCCGTCGGGATAGAAACTTTGTCCGCTGCCGTCAGCGAGGAGAAGGACACGATAGAGGACCTGTACGAATCGTACCTTATCCAAGAGGGGTACATCAACAGGACGCCCCGGGGCAGGGTGGCCACGAGACTTGCTTATGAGCATTTCAAGAGGAAACCCAAGGGTGCTCAAAAGGGCCTCTTTGAATGAATTTTCTTGCGAATAATCTTGAAATATGTTATAGGTATTTGATATGAGGGAGTCTATATATTAAATCTTCATCAGCAAGGTGGGCAAGCATTGGGGTATTGGGACATTGGGGTATTTAAAGAATTAGGAATTATATAGGCCATGATACCGGGATTTAATCATAATGTCCGCTACAAGGGTATTCTCTATCACGTCCAGACCGAGGACAGTGGAGTTGATAACCCGGTCATTACAACGCTCCTTTACAAGTCCGGGACCATCCTTTCGTCAAAACGCACCAGCTACTCGGACATCTTGAACTCCGATAAGATGGACGAGGTGGTCAAGGAGATAATGAAGGAGCAGCACAAGATGATGCTCTATGACCTGAAAAACGGTGTGTTTGACGGTGAAAAAGAAGTTCCCAAGGTTGAGATACCCGAAGACGTTCCCGAGAAGATCGAAGAGCTGGAGACGACCAGAGAGGAGCTGGATTTTGGGGACGGGGTGATCTCCGAGAAATCGTTGGACGAGGTCATTCTCGATTACCTTGCTGCGGAGGAATCGGGGTCAGAAGATTAAATCAAAAACAGTAAAAAAAATCATTTCCGGGAAAGAGATATGCTTAAAATGTGGGTGTTTATCTCCGGGCAATGATTTTTTTTAGAGGGTCGAGCCTAATACCAATTGAGACAGATGTCCTTTCCATGACCTTCTTATATATATGTGTGGTTTGGGCAATACATCTAAAAACCGCTTAAATGAGCGCAAATACACGAAATGATCCGCCTCTATCACGTATATAAAAATTACGGCACCGGAGTCGACGCCCTTTCCGATATAAATCTTCACGTGGACAGAGGGGAGTTCGTCTTTATCACCGGGCCCAGCGGGGCCGGTAAAACCACGCTTTTGAAGCTCCTCTTCATGGCGGAGAGGGCGACAAAAGGGCAGATATTGATAAACGATCTTAATATCGAGACGTTAAAGAGGAGGAAGATCCCGTATCTCAGGAGGGCCATAGGAGTTGTATTTCAGGATTTTAAGCTCCTGAACTCCATTACCGTTCTCGACAACGTCTCGTTCCCCCTGGAGGTGCTGGGACTGCCGAGGCGGGAGATAAGAAAAAGGGTTATGAGGGTGCTTAAATTTGTCGGATTGAACAAGAAATATAAACATTATCCCCTGGAGCTTTCGGGCGGTGAACAACAGCGGGTGGCGATTGCGAGGGCAGTGGTTAACGAGCCCCCCATACTCCTTGCCGACGAGCCTACCGGGAATCTCGATTCCGAGCTTACCCTCGACATAATCAGGCTTTTGGACTACATACACAAGAGGGGAGCCACGGTAATCATGGCGACTCACAACAAGGATATCGTCGAGCGGTTTCACAAGAGGCTTGTGTCTCTCGATCGGGGAAGGATTGCAAATTAGATGTTATTGACGAGGATTTCTTATTTTCTAAGAAAGACCTTCTCAAATATCAGGGCGTATCCTCTGGTTAATCTCCTTTCAATTACGACAATTTCGATAGCTTTATTTATCTTTTTTACATATCTGCTTTTATACATAAATTTAAACGAGCTTCTTATCAGCTTGGGGGAGGAGGTTCAGATTACGGCCTATCTCGCCGACTTCCTCTCGGACGAGGCGGCCGACGGGCTTGAAAAAGACATCCTCGAAATCAAGGAGGTCGAGGGGGCAACATATATTTCCAAAGAAGACGCCCTCAAATATCTCGGGGAGATTTTTTCCGGTCAGGGCGATGTCCTGGAGGGGCTCTCGAAAAATCCCCTCCCGGCGTCGTTCGAGGTGAAGCTCAAAAAAAGATTCAGGACGCCCGAGGACGTGGCCCTCGTGGCGAAGAAGATCGAAAGAATGAACGGCGTGGATGACGTCGTGTTCGCCAGGGAGTGGCTCTCCAGGTTCTACGAGGTCCAAAAGATCGTGAAGGTAGCGGGTATTATCATCGGGGTTGTGCTGTCCGTGGCGGTGATCGCCATAATAGCCATAACAATAAAGCTCACCCTCTACGCCAAGAGGGACGAGATTGACATAATGAAGCTCGTGGGGGGGACAAACTCCTTCATCAAGATTCCCATGATCTTCGAGGGGATGATGCAGGGATTTTTGGGGTCCGTAATAGCCGTTGGGGCGCTCTTTTTGACTTATCGCTATTTTATGGAACATTATTACAAGGATGTTGGTCTCTTCTTTGGGGGAATCGAGGTTAATTTCTTTGATCCTGAGATCATTATTTATTTCTTCATCTTCGGGATCTCACTCGGATTATTCGGGAGCATTATCTCCTTCGGCAGGATGCTGAAGACTTAGAACCATTTTATCAGATGGGGTATGGTTGTTTCTGAAAAAAAACGTCACCTGTTCCTGTTTGCAATCATTTTTTCGGCAGGGCTTCTTTTGTCTCCAGGCTTCGGGGCGGCGGACAGCATCGGGAAAAAGAAGGGAGAACTGACCGAGATTGAGAAGAAGATAAAAGAGAAGAAGGGGGAGATAAATAAGACCAAGAAGAAGGAGAAATCTATTATCGGGGAGATCTCCCGGATGGACAGGGAGCTGAAAAAGAACGAAAAGGAGATCTCGTATATCGGCTACAAGATAGACAACACGACGTCCTCTATAGAGGACCTCGAGGCAAAGAAGGCGCGGCTCGAGGAAAATATGGGGAAGATGCAGGCGGTAATCGGGGATAGGCTCGTCGCCTTCTACAAGCTCGGCGGCGCGGGGTATCTGCCGGCCCTCTTTTCCGCCGAGGACTATTCCGACGTGAAGAGGAGGGGGAAATATCTCTCCAAGGTAATAGAGGCGGACAGGCGGCTCTTTTTCGTGTATAAGTCAAACGCGGACGCCCATGCAGAGACGATCGACAGTCTGAAGAAGAAGAGGGGAGAACTGGCCCTGCTCAAAGAGGATGTGGTCATAAAGGAGGTAAAGCTAAAGAAGGGAAAGGAGGAGAAGAATAAATATCTAGATAACGTGCGGAAGGAGAAGTCTTCTTATGAATCTGCGCTGGAGGAGCTCGAGAGGTCGAAAAAGAGGCTGACCGCCCTGATAGAGAGGCTTAACCGGGAGAGGGAGGCTAGGGAGAGGAAAAAGGGGATCAGTCACGCCCATTCATCCCCCGGGGCGGGAGGATATTTCGCGAACCTCAAGGGGAGGCTCCCCTATCCCGTCAACGGGAGGGTGGTGACGAGCTACGGCAAGGGGAAAGACCCGAAGTACGAAAACCCGATATTCAACAAGGGAATCGAGATAGAGGCTCCCGAGGGAGTGAAGTTCATCTCCGTTGCCAAGGGGGAGGTGATCTACGCCGACTACTTCCCCGGCTACGGGAATCTCATCATAGTCGATCACGGCGACAGCTACTACACCGTATACGGCCACGCAAAGTCGCTCTACAAGGGGGTGGGGGCCAAGGTGGCGGCGGGTGAAGCGATAGGGTCTGTGGGGGACACGGGATCCCTCAAGGGAGCCTGCCTCTATTTCGAGATTCGCCATCATACACAGACGACAAACCCTTCTGGTTGGTTGGTAAAAAAGTAAAAAAGGATTTTTAAGAAATCACTGTTTAAAATGATAGAAAGGGGAATTGGATATGACAATAAAAAAAGGAAAGTTTAGGTTTGTTCTGCTTCTGACCCTGATTTTTATGGTCGGGGTGTCTCTGGGGAAGGGACTGGACAACGTCCTGGCCGAATCGGACAACATCTACAAGGAGCTCGAGATATTCACGAACGCCCTGAACCTGATCAGGGAAAACTACGTGGAGGAGGTTGACACAAAGAAACTGATTACCGGAGCAATCAGCGGAATGGTTACGGCCTTAGACGAGCACAGCTCATACATAACCTCTGACAAGTTCAATAATTTCCTGGATGACACGAAGGGGAGCTTCGGCGGCCTCGGTATCATAATCAGCATCGTCGATGAGACGTTGACTGTTATATCGCCCATAGAAGACACCCCCGCATGGCGGGCGGGACTGAAATCGGGCGACAAGATCATAACGATCGACGGGGTCTCCACGAAGGGAATCGACATCTTGGAGGCGCAGAAAAAGCTTAAGGGCAAAAAGGGGACGAAGGTCACCATCGCGATAATTAGGAAGGGATTTACAAAGCCCAAGAATATAACCATCACAAGGGAGATAATCAAGCTCAAGAGCGTCAAACATGAGGTGTACGACAACAACGTGGTGTATATACGCATAACCCACTTCATAGAGACCACCACGGAGGATTTCAAAAAGGCCCTTGACGATGCGGAGAGTAAGACAAATGGAAACCTCAAGGGTATAATTCTCGACCTCAGAGACGATCCGGGCGGTCTCCTCTCGAAATCGGTCGAAATCTGCGACATGTTCGTGGACGATGGGACGATCGTCTATACGGAGGGGAGGGTCGCCGGAAGCAGGATGATTTTCAAGGCCCACAGGCTTGGGACACTCCCGGAGATACCGATGGTGATATTGATCAACGGCGGCAGCGCCAGCGCATCGGAGATCGTGGCGGGAAGCCTGAAGGACCACGGGAGGGCGATCCTGATCGGCACCAAGAGCTTCGGAAAGGGCTCGGTCCAGACGATAATCCCCATGTCTGACGGCTCCGGGATAAAGCTTACGACGGCAAAATATTACACCCCCAGCGGAGTGTCGATACACGGCGAGGGAATCGAACCTAACATCGTTGTGGAAGTTCCGGAGACGGAGGAGGGGGAAGAATCGATTATAGACGCCGGGGAGGAAGAGAAGATCGAGGGAGAGAAAGATGAAAAGAAGCCGGACATCCAGCTGGACAAGGCAAAAGAGGTTATAAACAATTGGAACAAGTATGAAAATATTCTGAAGGTTGATTTGAAAAAATAGCTTCTGTGCTCTAAATGACAAAGAAAAAAGCCAAAAACAAAAATAAGGGGGAGCGGGCGGCCAAGACTCCAAAGACGGCCATCCGCTCCCCCAAAAAAAAGCCGAAAAACAGGGTAAAGGGCTTGATAGAGACAAAGGGGAGATACATCGCGCTCTCGGCCCTTTTGCTTTGCGTTATAGTCGCGCTTATCTTTGTGGCGGTCGGCCTGATAAGAAAGAGGGTGGAGCCGGTATTCCCCGGGCTATCCATTACCGGAACCCCGGTTCATCCGACGGACGGCGTTTTCAAGATCGAGCGCGATATCCTGGCGGTCAACGAGGAGATCACCGGCTCCCTCTTGGATCTCGGGTACTCGGAATCTTCTCTCAAAAGCTCCGATGAAAAGGCCAAGGTGGTCGGGGCGGTTCACTTCAGGGAGATTTCAGAGAGCTATTCCCTCAAAGGGGGCGATGATAAAGGGGAGATCCTCGAATTTTTATCGGGGAGGTTGGAGGGCTTCGGGGACGATGTCTCCGTCAGGGAGACGGATGTTGCCGGCGGTGGATTCTACTTCGACTTCTACGTCTACGACTACCAGGTAAGGAGGCTGACGTTT from Candidatus Zymogenus saltonus harbors:
- a CDS encoding PQQ-binding-like beta-propeller repeat protein, producing the protein MDTLLPLKREDQLRAPKILWTRRLSEAILNPIEVVDRFIVVESGGCLYAFDAVDGTVADNIYFNNRMRNSGSHYFSFSGLDELDIKDLVSTPIESQAIESNSIYDLSTLKRIYRRDGGMAGVPLIVGKKAYFGFISEWQDSFVIAFDLEKGEVVWEKGLDGHQTILKFPPTTDGERLYIRNLSHLMALDIRTGREVWNTKLTGKEKEEGFRDLIFFSAPVMYNRSLYLFRDEYIIPYRPKTGETNYNSWRRYLGSIGLNAMEAGPPPIISRDKLFTAGGLYFISGQLASIGGDPGGFSRISSYDMAQKKALWEIDTGHASVDKMTLGGKFLVTADFKGKVLCLSSITGDILWGSRLEGGVRVKPVIFFGRAYFATDRGLLYCLAL
- a CDS encoding YebC/PmpR family DNA-binding transcriptional regulator, which translates into the protein MSGHSKWHSIKHKKGAVDAKRGKMFTKLIKEITVAARMGDPDPETNPRLRTAVAAAKAANMPKDNIERAIKKGAGELGSVNYEEVIYEGYGPAGVAVMVESLTDNKNRTVADIRYIFSKNSGNLGENGCVSWLFEKRGVISVEGHGTDADELLNIALEAGALDVNEEGNSFEVITEFADFEDVRDAVKKGGFKIITAEITMLPKNTVALEGKDAEKMLRLMDALEDNDDVQKAFANFDIPEEIMEELDI
- the ruvC gene encoding crossover junction endodeoxyribonuclease RuvC; this translates as MFDSRVLGVDPGITVTGYGVITGGKSPTVVSAGEIKPASRLTMAEKLEAIFRETEEVIEKTSPDAVAVEGIFHAKNVKSVIRLGHARGVILLAAARANLVVYEYSPREVKAAATGYGAAEKAQVEKMIKRILNLPDDVGSHACDALAVALCHLHTFKVTSSKERA
- the ruvA gene encoding Holliday junction branch migration protein RuvA, producing MIALLRGRIIQKSLDSIVLDVGGVGYQVFLPLTTYSELPDVEGETSLHIYTYVREDAIVLFGFTSGRERGIFIDLIGISGVGPKAAVAILSGISPAELEDAILAGDPERLTAVPGIGKKTAERIVLELKSKVEKRIKKEGIERLDVDSALVSDVTEALVNLGYKRQQAQVAVRTALRKFEGGDDRGIGGDAVEGKDPGEVLKDSLKILSGN
- the ruvB gene encoding Holliday junction branch migration DNA helicase RuvB codes for the protein MDDRISSPTRAQDEVKFEESLRPRLLSEFVGQAGIKENLDVFIRAALKRGETLDHVLLYGPPGLGKTTLAHIIRHELGVGIRATSGPVIERPGDLAAILTSIEEKEILFIDEIHRLSPVVEEILYPAMEDYEIDVVIGQGPSARSIKLGLNRFTLIGATTRAGLITSPLRDRFGVVSRLDFYTSEDLLQITIRSAKILGVEVTDDGAWEIASRSRGTPRVSNRLLRRVRDFAEVKADGVITKKVAKEALYMLDVDEAGFDEMDRKLMLTIIDKFDGGPVGIETLSAAVSEEKDTIEDLYESYLIQEGYINRTPRGRVATRLAYEHFKRKPKGAQKGLFE
- the ftsE gene encoding cell division ATP-binding protein FtsE, with amino-acid sequence MIRLYHVYKNYGTGVDALSDINLHVDRGEFVFITGPSGAGKTTLLKLLFMAERATKGQILINDLNIETLKRRKIPYLRRAIGVVFQDFKLLNSITVLDNVSFPLEVLGLPRREIRKRVMRVLKFVGLNKKYKHYPLELSGGEQQRVAIARAVVNEPPILLADEPTGNLDSELTLDIIRLLDYIHKRGATVIMATHNKDIVERFHKRLVSLDRGRIAN
- a CDS encoding ABC transporter permease; this translates as MGEEVQITAYLADFLSDEAADGLEKDILEIKEVEGATYISKEDALKYLGEIFSGQGDVLEGLSKNPLPASFEVKLKKRFRTPEDVALVAKKIERMNGVDDVVFAREWLSRFYEVQKIVKVAGIIIGVVLSVAVIAIIAITIKLTLYAKRDEIDIMKLVGGTNSFIKIPMIFEGMMQGFLGSVIAVGALFLTYRYFMEHYYKDVGLFFGGIEVNFFDPEIIIYFFIFGISLGLFGSIISFGRMLKT
- a CDS encoding peptidoglycan DD-metalloendopeptidase family protein; the encoded protein is MVVSEKKRHLFLFAIIFSAGLLLSPGFGAADSIGKKKGELTEIEKKIKEKKGEINKTKKKEKSIIGEISRMDRELKKNEKEISYIGYKIDNTTSSIEDLEAKKARLEENMGKMQAVIGDRLVAFYKLGGAGYLPALFSAEDYSDVKRRGKYLSKVIEADRRLFFVYKSNADAHAETIDSLKKKRGELALLKEDVVIKEVKLKKGKEEKNKYLDNVRKEKSSYESALEELERSKKRLTALIERLNREREARERKKGISHAHSSPGAGGYFANLKGRLPYPVNGRVVTSYGKGKDPKYENPIFNKGIEIEAPEGVKFISVAKGEVIYADYFPGYGNLIIVDHGDSYYTVYGHAKSLYKGVGAKVAAGEAIGSVGDTGSLKGACLYFEIRHHTQTTNPSGWLVKK
- a CDS encoding S41 family peptidase; this encodes MDMTIKKGKFRFVLLLTLIFMVGVSLGKGLDNVLAESDNIYKELEIFTNALNLIRENYVEEVDTKKLITGAISGMVTALDEHSSYITSDKFNNFLDDTKGSFGGLGIIISIVDETLTVISPIEDTPAWRAGLKSGDKIITIDGVSTKGIDILEAQKKLKGKKGTKVTIAIIRKGFTKPKNITITREIIKLKSVKHEVYDNNVVYIRITHFIETTTEDFKKALDDAESKTNGNLKGIILDLRDDPGGLLSKSVEICDMFVDDGTIVYTEGRVAGSRMIFKAHRLGTLPEIPMVILINGGSASASEIVAGSLKDHGRAILIGTKSFGKGSVQTIIPMSDGSGIKLTTAKYYTPSGVSIHGEGIEPNIVVEVPETEEGEESIIDAGEEEKIEGEKDEKKPDIQLDKAKEVINNWNKYENILKVDLKK